Within the Bacillus sp. FSL K6-3431 genome, the region CAATTCGGGAACAGCAACGACCATGCCTCTTTTAACGAGTTCAACAGCAAAATCCTGATGATAACCTGGGTCTCCATCCCGCTCTGTTCCATCTACATTGATTCCAACAATATCTTTATTGCCATAACCATGTCCATGTAAAGCTAGAACAGCTGGATATCGCTGACCTATTTTATCATTTGGAATTAATACATACATTTGCATTCTTAAACTAGGCAAAGTAGTTATTTCGATACTATATCTCGTATAACCATCTTTTTTTGTTTCTTCAAGTATCTCTGCCTGTAAAGGTTCCATACTTGAAAATTGTCCAAGAGACCCTTGAAATTGTGATATCAATCTTTGTTTCCAATCAGCATCATATGTTCTAGCATGTGTTTTCATTGCTTCTTCATATAAATCATCTAAAAAAGGATGTTTTGCCCACATTGTGATTCCTCCGATTTTCAGTTGACTTTCTTACACGCTTTACATCTCTTACTATAGCTACCGATCCAGATTAAACGGTAATATCTTTATCCTGTTGAATATATTCCAGCAAGAACGAACATAGTACCTCCACCAAGATCTAAGCTATTTTTTATTGCTATCACAAAAACTTCTATAGTACTAGCCACAGAGAATCTTATTCTTTAAGTGAGCCTAAAAGAGCTCCTTTTGTAAAGTGCTTCTGTAAGAATGGATATACCATCAGCACTGGGACCGTTGCGACAACGATAACTGCCATTTTCACTGTAATCTCCGGTGGGAGAATATCCGTAAATTCAGCACTGTCATAACTCAACCCGCTCGCAAGAACAACGATTTGCCGAAGTAACACTTGGATTGGCCATTTGGCCGCATCATTTATATATAAAATTGCATGCATATAGGTGTTCCAATACGTTACAGCATAAAACAGAGATATCGTCGCAATCGCCGGCATCGAACAAGGTATGACAATTCGGAATAAGACACCAAAGTCATTACACCCATCAATTTTCGCTGACTCTACCAAGCCTTCTGGTAGACCCTGGAAAAAGCTACGCAAAATAATCATATTAAAAACGTTGATTGACACAGGAATGACCAAAGCTGCGAGAGAATCTAGTAAACCTGTATTTTTTACTATTAGGAACGTCGGAATCATCCCTCCATTAAATAACATCGTAAAGATGACGAAAAACATGATTTGTTTTCTACCAACTAAATCCCTTCGGGACAAGCCGTACGCTGTCAAGATAGACAGGAACATACTCCACATCGTTCCAAAAAGCGTCACTCCTATCGATACGAGCAGTGCCTTGAAAATAGTATCTGTTGAGAAAATATATTTATAGGCCGCCAAGCTGAACTCCGTAGGAAATAAGACAAAGCGTTTTTGCGCTAGCTCAGCACTTGTTGTAAAAGAACTTGCAACAACATGTATGAATGGGAGCACGGTAACGAGTGCGATAATGACAAGCAGAATCGTATTTGTCCAATTAAATATTCGGCTACCGAGTGTTTTATCTTCAACCATAGCTTTTTAACCTCCTAAAAAAGATATAAGCGCATTCTATTAATAACTCTCCTATTATGGACAGGATTTGCTACAACATGTGGGTCTAGGGCGGTTTCTGCCCTCAAAAGTCATTTGACATATAACCATCAAAAGCGAATTATCAAAACTAGACATTAATAAATTCCTTCTTCACCAATTTTCTTCGCGAATTTGTTCGCGCCTATTACAAGCACTAAACCGATCAATCCTTTAAAGAGACCTATCGCAGTACTATAACTATACTGTCCTTGCTTCAACCCAGTCGTATACACATAGGTATCAAAGATTTCTCCAACTTCACGGTTTGATGCGTTTAATAGTAAGTACACATGTTCAAATCCAAGTTCTAATACATCCCCAATTTTCAAGATTAAGAGAACGACAATAACACTTTTAATGGCTGGAATGGTAATATGCCAAATTTGTTGAATTCGATTGGCTCCGTCCATACGAGCTGCTTCATACATGGAAGGATCCACAGCTGCAATCGCTGCCAAATATATGATCGTCCCCCAACCAGCTTCACGCCAGATAACTTGAATAATGTACATCGGTCTAAACCAGCCTTCATTCAATAAGAAATTGACTTTTTGAAAGCCGAATGTTTCCAATACTCCATTGACAAGCCCACCATCCATCGTCAGTAAAACATAACTAATCGAAACAATGATAACCCAGCTCATAAAGTGAGGAATATAAATGAGTGTTTGTACTGTACGTTGAAATGCACGAAGCCTTACCTCATTTAACATTAAAGCTAAAATGATCGGAATGGGAAAGAATATTAAGATGTTCAACCCAAACAATATGATGGTGTTTTTAAAGATCATCCAAAAAGCAGGTTCTGTAAATAAGCGATGAAAATGTTCGAATCCTACCCATTCACTCCCGAGAATTCCTTTGTATGGTTTATAGTCTTGGAACGATATAACAAGACCGTACATCGGAATATACTTGTAAATGAAAAAGTATAGTAGTCCTGGTAAAATCATCATATACAGTAATTTGTTTTTTTTCACACGCCTCATGAGCTCAGAACGCACAGCGGACTTATCCACTATTTCTTCTACTGGCTCCATTACTGTCTCCGTTTTCATAGCTGACTTCCTTTCTATAAGAAATATTATGTAAAATTTGATTGTGTAGTAAGGATGTTATCTAATTTAACATCCTTACTTCATTTTTATTATCCGTTTTGATTTGTATAATCTTCTGTAAATTCCTTGATAATGTCATCCCCACCGGATTTTTTCCAGTCCTCGATTATTTTCTCGAATCCTTTTTCGTCTATTTGGCCAAGAATGAATTTATATGTCGCATCTGTAATTGTTTGATTCAATCTCTCTCCAATTTCAATATAAGTAGGTGATTCAAGTGGGATGCTTATATCCTGAACAAGATAATTATCATTATCCCGAATTAGTTCATCTGCTTTTACTCTTACGTCATAAGTTGCTACACCTTCGTATCTTCCAGTCGTCGCTGGCTCTCCTATTTCCATCGATTGATAAGGTTTTACTTCACGGTCGATTAGTTTTGCGTCTGTATCTTGTAAAGCAGCTCCATCCTGCACAGTGAAATGTTCACCTTCAATTCCCCAGAAGAGTAAATTTGCTACTTCCTTGGATGCTAACTGATCAAAGAAACTCAAAATATGCTTTAATTCTTCTTCTGTTTTAACTGCAGATTTAGAGAATAGTAGAACAGATCCGTAACCAGGCAGTGACCATATTCGATACTTTCCATCCTTACCTTTAATTTGGTTTTGCACATCAAACTCTACATCAGGATTTAAAGTTACTGCATCATTATTCATGGCGAATACGTCTCCCATTGAGCCAACATACATTCCAGCATCGCCACTTTTGAAAAATGATTGTTGATCATCCTTACTCGTCACTGGGAAGTCCTGATTGATATAACCCTTATCACGTAATTCTTTAAAGAATTTCATCGTATCAATATACTCAGGGAACATAAATTCAGGTAGCACTTTCCCGTCCTTTGCCCCCCAATTGTTTGGAGTACCATGCCAAGAAGATACCGTTTTAAATGCACCATAAATCAGATCATTTCTGTCAGTTATTCCAAACGTATCTTTCTTTCCGTTTCCATCAGGGTCATCTTCTGAAAAGGCCCTTGCCATTTCATAGAATTCATCAATATTTGTTGGTGCAGACAATCCCAATTTATCGGCCCAGTCTTTACGATAAATTAAACCCGAGCGTGCAGCTGGTCTACCTTGATAAAGAGCATAGATTTTGCCGTCAACAGAAGTATTTTTATATGATTGTTCATTTAAATTTTTCAAGTTTGGAAATTCATCAAGTAATGGGCCAATTTCCCAAAACTGATCATCCCGAATTGCTTCTTTAAACTGAAGAAAAGTTGTCGTGTTTCCTAAAAACGTTGCTTCAGGCAATGTACCAGTAGCGAATGCTGAGTTAAGTTTTTCAATATAGTTACCATCTGGTACCCATTGAATATTAATATCCGTTCCTGTTTTTTCTTCAATGAGTTTTTCAATTTTATCGGATGGAACTTCGGGCGTATGTAGCGTTGTCATAATTGTAAATTCTATTGGACTACTTTCTTTTCCCGAACTACTATCACCCGAGGAACAAGCTGCTAGGAAACTCATTCCCAGTAAAACTGCTAAACTAGTACCGAGTATCCTCTTTTTTGTTTTAAACAATGCTGTCATCTCCTATATCTTATTTAACCTTATTGCTGACTCCAACATATCCTATATTTGGCTATATCGTAAATAATCACTTTGTCATATTCGCCCGAAATATAGCGTTTGGAAGGGTTTACAATTAACCATCTAAGAAAATGATTACATTATTTCAATAAAAAAAGCAAACCCAATTTATAAGAGTTCGCTTCTGTTATCCTTTTTACCACTTGTATTTGGACCACTGCCCACGAGGTAGCCAAGCATAAACAGCCTTTACTTACTATTTTTTCATATCTAGTTTAACACTATAAGTAACAAATAAATTCAATTGCTTTTGTTTACATATATGCATTAGATAACTTTTGGTAGTTCTTAACCTCTACGCTTTTCATTGTAAAACATCTTTCTAATTGTTAGAGATGAGTCGTTTTTGATCACTCTTTCAATGATCCAAGTAGAGCACCTTTTGTAAAGTGCTTCTGTAAGAATGGATATACCATCAGCACTGGGACTGTTGCGACAACGATAACCGCCATTTTCACTGTAATTTCCGGTGGTAGAATATCCGTAAATTCGGCACTGTCATAACTCAATCCGCTCGCAAGTACAACGATTTGCCGAAGTAATACTTGAATTGGCCATTTGGCCGCATCGTTAATATATAGAATTGCGTGCATATAGGTGTTCCAATACGTTACAGCATAAAACAGAGATATCGTCGCAATCGCCGGCATCGAACAAGGTATGACAATTCGAAATAAGACTCCAAAGTCATTACACCCATCAATTTTCGCTGACTCTACCAAGCCTTCTGGTAGACCCTGGAAAAAGCTACGCAAAATAATCATATTAAAAACGTTTATTGACACAGGAATGACCAAAGCTGCGAGAGAATCTAGTAAACCTGTATTTTTTACTATTAGGAACGTCGGAATCATCCCGCCATTAAATAACATCGTAAAGATGACGAAAAACATGATTTGTTTTCTACCAACTAAATCCTTTCGGGACAAGCCGTACGCTGTCAAGATAGACAGGAACATACTCCACATCGTTCCAAAAAGCGTCACTCCTATCGATACGAGCAGTGCCTTGAAAATAGTATCTGTTGAAAAAATATATTTATAGGCCGCTAAACTGAACTCTGTCGGAAATAAGACAAAGCGTTTTTGCGCTAGCTCTGCACTTGTTGTAAAGGAACTTGCAACAACATGTATGAATGGGAGCACGGTAACGAGTGCGATAATGACAAGCAGAATCGTATTTGTCCAATTAAAAATCCGGCTACCGAGTGTTTTATCTTCAACCATAGTTTATTTCACCCTCCTGTAAAAAAGTATCAGCACTAAAACTAGACATTAATAGATTCCTTCTTCGCCGATTTTTTTCGCGAATTTGTTCGCGCCCATCACGAGTATTAAACCGATCAGTCCTTTAAAAAGACCTATCGCAGTACTATAACTATACTGTCCTTGCTTCAACCCAGTCGTATACACATAGGTATCAAAGATTTCTCCAACTTCACGGTTTGATGCATTTAATAATAAATATACATGTTCAAATCCAAGTTCTAATACATCCCCAATCTTCAAGATTAAGAGAACGACAATGACACTTTTAATGGCTGGAATGGTAATATGCCAAATTTGTTGAATTCGATTGGCTCCGTCCATACGAGCTGCTTCATACATGGAAGGATCCACAGCTGCAATCGCTGCCAAATATATGATCGTCCCCCAACCAGCTTCACGCCAGATAACTTGAATAATGTACATCGGTCTAAACCAGCCTTCATTCAATAAGAAATTGACTTTTTGAAAGCCGAATGTTTCCAATACTCCATTGACAAGCCCACCATCCATCGTCAGTAAAACATAACTAATCGAAACAATGATAACCCAGCTCATAAAGTGAGGAATATAAATGAGTGTTTGTACTGTACGTTGAAATGCACGAAGCCTTACCTCATTTAACATTAAAGCTAGAATGATCGGAATGGGAAAGAATATTAAGATGTTTAACCCAAACAATATGATGGTGTTTTTAAAGATCATCCAAAAAGCAGGTTCTGTAAATAAGCGATGAAAATGTTCAAATCCTACCCATTCACTCCCAAGAATTCCTTTGTATGGTTTATAGTCTTGGAACGATATAACAAGACCGTACATCGGAATATACTTGTAAATGAAAAAGTATAGAAGTCCCGGTAAAATCATAATGTACAGTAATTTATTTTTCTTCACACGTCTCATGAGCTCAGAACGCACAGCGGACTTATCTACTATTTCCTCTACTGGCTTCATTACTGTCTCCATTTTCATGATTATCTTCCTTTCTCTTTTAATATTTCTAACGCAACTTTGCCAGTTTTAAATAGATACCTTTGTGATTGCGAATTTAAAAGGATTACGTATAATACGCTTTCATTTTTAATTCACTACCACTTAAAATGATTTAGTTCTGTTACATGACATTACTTTAATCGACAATCGCTGATTCATATATAATCACCTATACATATATGTCATCTAAAAACACGACAACGACACCGTTTATGCTACTAATCTAATAAAATGATTATCATAATTTTATTAGATTAGTAAATATGCTACACTCCAGCAAATACAAATCTTTGCCCTAAATAAATTAGCTGATTGATCTCTATTGACTAGTTTCGAAGATAACCCTCTAACGATAAAAAAGGCTGCAACACAGCCTCTTTTATCGTTAGATATAGTACTAACAGATTACTTCGCTTCACTATAAGATTTGTTAAACTCTTTAATGATGTCATCCCCACCGGATTTTTTCCATTCGTCAACAACTTTTTCAAAACCAGATTTATCAATTTGGCCAAGGATATATTGATATGTAGCATCCGTAATAGATTGGTTAAGTCTTTCTCCTCTTTCGATGTTGGTAGGTGAATCAAGAGGAACTGTTGGATCATGAATTAGATAGTTTTCATTGTCCAGTATCAGTTCTTCCGCCTTTTCTTTCACATCATATGAAGACAATCCTTCATATCTACCATTAGTTGCTGGTTCACCAATCTCTATTGATTGATATGGCTTTACTTCGCGGTCCGTTAATTCCGCGTTTTCACTTGCTAGAGCCTTGTCTTTTTCGACAGTGTAGTGTTCCCCTTCAATACCCCAAAAAGCTAAGTTCGATATTTCTGCTGACATCATTTGATCGAAGAATCCAAGGATTCCTTTTAATTGTTCTTCATCTTTTACTGCAGATTTTGGGAACATGACAACTGTTCCATATCCGGGCAATGACCAAATACCATATTCACCATCTGGACCTTTAATTTGATTTTGGACATCATAAACAACATCTGGATTAATTTTTTCAGCATCTCGATGAATACTAAGCACATCTGGCATGGATCCGACATACATTCCAGCCTTACCATTTTTAAAGAAGGATTGTTGGTCTTCCTTGCTCGTAACAGGGAAATCCTGGTTAATATATCCCTTATCACGTAAATCTTTAAAGAAGTCCATTGTATCCATATACTCTTCAAACATAAACTCTGGCAGCAATTTACCATCCTTTTCTCCCCAGCCATTAGGTGTCCCATGCCATGAGGAAACTGTTTTAAATGCACCATAAATTAAATCGCTACGGTCTGTAATCCCAAAGGTATCTTTTTTACCATTTCCGTCTGGATCATCTTCCGTGAATGCTCTAGCCATTTCATAAAATTCCTCTATATTCGTAGGTTCTGAGATTTCGAGCTTGTCTGCCCAGTCCTTACGGTAAATTAAACCCTGACGAGATAATGGTCTCCCCTGATAAAGTGTATAAAGTTTGCCGTCAACAGCTGTATTCTTTAATACTGTTTCATTTAAATTCTTCAAATTTGGAAATTCATCTAAGAAAGGCCCAACTTCCCAGAATTGTCCATCACGGATCGCTTCTTTAAATTGAAGAAATGTTGTGGTGTTTTTCATAAATACTGCTTCTGGAAAGGTACTTGTAGCAAAAGCTGTGCTTAGCTTCTCCTCATAATTTCCATCTGGAGTCCATTGAATTGTAATATCGGTGTCTGTCTTTTCTTCAAGAAGCTTTTCAATTTTATCCGATGGGACTTCCGGCGTATGCAAGTTAGCCATAATAGTAAACTTTACCGGTTCAGCAGATTTCTGCTCCTCTTTTTTCTTTCCACCAGCCGACTCGTTTGAAGCGCTTTCATTAGAGCATGCAGCCAAACCTCCAATTCCCAGCATTAGAGCAAGCCCTATGCCAAGCACTTTCTTCTTTGATTTACGCAATTTCTCGACCCCCTATTTTTTTGGTATTGCCACTTAAAAGTAGTCTATTGGAACAATTCTGTAAATAATCATTTCATTAGCTTTGAGTGTAAAAAGCACTATAAAGGCACTTTAATTATTTTCATCTAATCAAATGATTATCAATTATACTGACTTTTCCAAATACTAAATGGTCATTTTCTTCGAATATTATCTTACACCTTTAGAGAAAAGCTACCGCGAGCATGGCTTTTCCCATTTCTTAACATCATTTGGGAATCGATAAATGATATAAGGTTATTTATCTTTATCCTACTTATTTTCTAGAAAAATATTTGAAAATACATTTGTATTATATGACTTGTATTTTTTGCTGCATCTACTGCAAATCATTTACGTCAGATTTCCCTACAGAAGATTGTTGATCTTCTGCAAATGAATATAATGATCAATAGAGTAAAAACAGCATTATTATAGCTAATAATGCGACAACTATTTTCTTTAACAGATCGTTATCCCCTTAAAATTGATTTCTATTTGCCGCTAAAAAATTATCTTTAGTAATTATTTATTTGGATTCCAACCATCAAGTACATGAACAATTGTTGCCTGTGCTGCATCTGACTCGGTTAGTTGTCGTCTTGAATCATTGAGTACTACACCAGGTCCCGTATTCTTGTATTCAAAAAATCTAGCATCATTTGCACTAAATCCTGACATATCTGTCCAGCCGGTTTCCTGGATATGCTCCCCGAGTTCACTGTTCATAATAATGACACTACCGATAGCGCTTGCGTCTCCCCCTGGGTGCCATGGTCTTCCCAACCAGACTGTTCCAGCTTTCGCATTACTTGTAAACTTGCTATTAATGAACAAAAACCCATAATCCTGTTCAATATTTGTACTTGCGGCTGTAATATAGCCGTTATTTAAAGATGAACCACGATCTAAAGAAACGATTTCACAATGATCAAATACTGCTCTTGCTCCTCCGAAAATGAAATCAACATCACCTTCTATATAACTGTCATGATAATATTGAGTACCTGAATGCGCTAGTAGGGTATCTTGGTTTCCAAGGAAACGCACATTGTCGAATGCCATCCGTTCACCACGAATATATGCCGCAAGGGCCTGTGATCCCCCTTCTACTGTCGACTCATCAAAAGAATTTTCCAGTGTCAAATTCTTAACAGAGATATCATTTGCATATAAAAATACACTTGCACTTCCACTTGTTCCATATGTGCCTCCGGAAGGCCTTTCTTTTTTAGCATAATTATCATAGGTTAATACTGTTCCCTCCTTACTTTCCCCAGTCAAATGAATAAATGGTTTGTCTGCAGGTATCGTTATTACTTCCTTATATATTCCATCGTTTATGAATATTTCAGCATGTTCTTTATTATTTACTGGTATAGCTTCTACTGCTGCTTGAATCGTTTTATAATCACCATTACCGTTTTGATTAACAACTAGTTTAGTAGGTATTTTTTCCAATGCTTTTGTACTATCTTCCACTCTTTTTGACTCTCCCTTTACTAGTGACCTACCATATTTGTCATTAACTTCATTATGAACTACTTCAGCGAAAACATGATTCTCATAAAATCCTGTCTCTTTTGCCACTATAAGCAGCTGGGTTGCATAGCTCCCACCCCACTGATATCCATCACGACGTTCTTGCTCAATTTCATGAATGGTTCTTTTGATAATGCCATCCCTACTTGAAAAGATGGGTAAATTTGTCCCTATTTCATAAAATCTGTACCATGTGTCTGAATCCGGATCTTCAACAAAATAAACACCATTCTTATCTCCACTAACATAACGAATTCCTTCCAATTTCACCTTATCAAACCACTCTAAAGCACCTAAAACAGCCTTTTTGATTTCTGGTGTTTGATTTGGACGCGACATTAGAAATTTGATAATGCCGATTGATTCACTCCCTGAATTGGACGCATGCTCATATGAACGACCTTCTCTTGCTTCATATGTAACTGGATCATGCTGAGCACTCCATACTTGAAGGCTATCGTCCACTTTATTTTGTGACTTTAAAATATAATCAAGGCCTTTTTTCTGAGATGTTATCAGATCCGTCCGTTCCTTTTTATTAAGGAATTCTTGATCAAATGGATAATGTTCATTCAAAATATCATCAAAAAATTCGAGCACCCTAACCATTGCGTTATCATTAAAAGTTACATAGTTTGTATAATATATAGAGCTTTCAGTCGATGTTGTTCGTGCTGGATATACTTGCGGCCAGCCTCCTGCTTGATATTGCATCGTTAATAAAAAGTCAATCCCCCGCTGAATACTTTCTTTATATTTTGCCTCTCCAGTTTCACGGTACGCCTGAGCGACGATACGAATTTCTTTGATTGTGGCATTATTATCAATCGTGCCTGTTTCCTCCCCTTTTTCTCCAAGCTGTTTAGAGCGAGCTTCTTTTCCATCCCATGGACGTTTATATTCTTCATCCATACTTTTCGTCCATCCGCCATGTTCCATTTGCCATGTTAACAAAATATCAGCTTGCTTCACTAAATCATCGATATTGCCTGAGAAATGTTGTTCATCCTTTGCACTTACCTTTCCTTCCACTAATGCTTCTCGAACCTCATAAAAAATAACAGTCTGGTCAAATCTATTTTCTCCAATGGCAGCTCTAACTGGATACATATCTGTCAGCTTATTATTTAATGAAGAAAACTTTTCTTGCGCTTTCTTTAATGTAATTGCATGTATGTCAAATTGATCAAAAGAGCCATTTAAAATGACTGCTACGATATGATCCGAAACTGCTTCAGTAGCAGCAATATGCACATGATTGTTTTGATCTTTCATTTTTTTAGCTATTTTTTCAGCAATTTGGTTAGCCTCCTTTGCAGTCAAAGATTCTTTCTTCCCAAATTTCCCTTTATTCATGTAACCGGCTTTCTGCACATGACCAATTTTCCCTTCACTTTGTTTAGGTAAATTCGGGGCAAGATTTAATACATTGGCAATAATAAATGCGGCTTCACGGCGAGTAATAATGCTATCTGGATAAATATTTCCTTGCTTATCTGCATCGATATAACCTTCTTTTAATGCCGTTTCGAGAACATAACTAAACCATTCTTCTTTTGACACTTCCCAGACCTGAGAATTTGGATCTAGGTTTTTATACTTTTCTTCGTGGTGAAATCCCATTGCATCATTTATTTTGGCAAAAAATTCAATACGGGTCATGTTTCGATTTTCATCTAAATTCGTATGATCAGCTAATAGTCCTGTTGTTTTCAATCTTTTTAATAAAACCCCGTCTGTTAGATCTTCAATGTCGACTTCAGTAATTTCTACTGGCTCAGGTTCACCAGGCTCTATATCATCGTCGTTATTATGAATACGGAGATGATCAATATTAGCCCCACCACTTGAACCAACACCAGTTGCAATAATATTATTTTTTCCTTTTTGGAGCTGCGCTTTTATGGAAACAGTTTGCCAATTATTCCATTCAATCGTTGTATTAAAATCTAATTGTGGATTAATGGTTTCCCCATTAACATTAATAGCAGCTGGTCGATTCTCAGCACCGCCATTCGCATATCTAAAAACGAGTGAATATTCACCTTTGGCAAGAACATCATCAATGATCCATGTAATTGTTCCTCCTGGTGCATTTGGTACATAGTCAACGAAGCCAGTACCTGTAAATCCTAAATGTTTGTTATCAATAATGGCACCTTGAATTTCTGTATCTTCCGCTTCAAATATAGAATCATAAGCATCAATTGCGTTAGTCTCAGCATTCACCACGGCATCATTGAAAGCACTTACATAAATAGACTTGCTGAATCCAAGTGAAAAAGCTAGTAAAAACACAAGTATAAACAATAAACCATCTATCGATCTTATTTTCGAATAGATCAAATCAATCTCCTCCTAAAGTTTCGATCATACCGATCTTATCAACCGCAAAATATTTAACAATAATCATTTTTTTATATTAGGGTCAAAAGCCTTACTCAAAAGAACCTCCTACCCTTTGATGATTACAATCTTGTAAAAGATTATGTCCTTTGGGTCATGTCTTTATATATAATTAAACCAAAAAACCTCCCCATAATAGAGAGGTCCTTGATATGAGCCTTACATATACATTGAATGATTTATAGATTCAAATACTAATTCTTTTTTTCATTTTCTGTTAATTGGGACGGCAATCATATTAAAAGAGTTCCCTCCGATAAGTTACTATCTTTATGAGGATTTTTTTACTCTAATTAGAGCTTACTACCTTGCCAATTCAATATTTCCACCTTCAGAAGCAATGTCGCTTAATGAAACTTCATCCTAATTACATAGGCGATTTAGTTTTAATTTTGCGCAATTTACTCATTACTATTTTGCCGAAAGTCGTTACAATCAGATAAGCGGAGAGTCCAATTCCGCCCACCGCAGTAATCAAAGACACCCATTCTAGGAATGTATATGTAAAAA harbors:
- the pelA gene encoding pectate lyase yields the protein MIYSKIRSIDGLLFILVFLLAFSLGFSKSIYVSAFNDAVVNAETNAIDAYDSIFEAEDTEIQGAIIDNKHLGFTGTGFVDYVPNAPGGTITWIIDDVLAKGEYSLVFRYANGGAENRPAAINVNGETINPQLDFNTTIEWNNWQTVSIKAQLQKGKNNIIATGVGSSGGANIDHLRIHNNDDDIEPGEPEPVEITEVDIEDLTDGVLLKRLKTTGLLADHTNLDENRNMTRIEFFAKINDAMGFHHEEKYKNLDPNSQVWEVSKEEWFSYVLETALKEGYIDADKQGNIYPDSIITRREAAFIIANVLNLAPNLPKQSEGKIGHVQKAGYMNKGKFGKKESLTAKEANQIAEKIAKKMKDQNNHVHIAATEAVSDHIVAVILNGSFDQFDIHAITLKKAQEKFSSLNNKLTDMYPVRAAIGENRFDQTVIFYEVREALVEGKVSAKDEQHFSGNIDDLVKQADILLTWQMEHGGWTKSMDEEYKRPWDGKEARSKQLGEKGEETGTIDNNATIKEIRIVAQAYRETGEAKYKESIQRGIDFLLTMQYQAGGWPQVYPARTTSTESSIYYTNYVTFNDNAMVRVLEFFDDILNEHYPFDQEFLNKKERTDLITSQKKGLDYILKSQNKVDDSLQVWSAQHDPVTYEAREGRSYEHASNSGSESIGIIKFLMSRPNQTPEIKKAVLGALEWFDKVKLEGIRYVSGDKNGVYFVEDPDSDTWYRFYEIGTNLPIFSSRDGIIKRTIHEIEQERRDGYQWGGSYATQLLIVAKETGFYENHVFAEVVHNEVNDKYGRSLVKGESKRVEDSTKALEKIPTKLVVNQNGNGDYKTIQAAVEAIPVNNKEHAEIFINDGIYKEVITIPADKPFIHLTGESKEGTVLTYDNYAKKERPSGGTYGTSGSASVFLYANDISVKNLTLENSFDESTVEGGSQALAAYIRGERMAFDNVRFLGNQDTLLAHSGTQYYHDSYIEGDVDFIFGGARAVFDHCEIVSLDRGSSLNNGYITAASTNIEQDYGFLFINSKFTSNAKAGTVWLGRPWHPGGDASAIGSVIIMNSELGEHIQETGWTDMSGFSANDARFFEYKNTGPGVVLNDSRRQLTESDAAQATIVHVLDGWNPNK